DNA from Candidatus Rokuibacteriota bacterium:
CCGTGTACACCGGGGCCGCCCTGGGCTTCGGTGGTGCCAGGATCATGCAGGTGGTCAAGGACGGCCTCCTCGAGGCCGCCGAGATGTGGGGGGCCCACACCGCGGGCGAGCTCCGCATCAACGAGGTGATCGAGCTGCCCGGCCTGATCCCCTACGACCTGGCGCTCCGCAAGAAGATCGTCGAGGCGCTGATGCCCTACTGGGAGCGGGAGCAGGGGCAGCGCAACATCGTTCCCCTGGCGGTGGCCCAGGTGGAGCCCCGCAACATCTACACGCGGAAGCGCATCGGCTCCCTGGAGGACCTGAAGGGCATGAAGATCCGGGCCCAGGGCGTGGTGGAGACCGACTTCACGCGGGCCATCGGCGCCTCCCCCGTGACACTGTCCTGGGAGGAGGTCTATCCGGCGCTTCAGCAGGGTGTCATCGACGGCTACTGGGTGACGCACTCGGCCACGTTCAACGCCAAGCTCCACGAGGTGGCCAAGTATGCCTGGGACGTCGGCCTGGGTGGGGCGGCCTGGTACATCATCGCCAACAAACGGACGGTGGATGGTCTCCCGGCCGATGTCCAGAAGGTCGTCCGGCAGACGGGCCGCGAGGCCGCCGACCGCGTCTGGGAGCGCGTGGACGTCGACATCAAGGCCTTCAGGAAGAAGCTCGAGCAGGCGGGGATGGAGTTCACCCAGGCCTCGCCCGCGGACATGAAGATCATGCTGGACAAGGCCCGCGGGGTCTGGAACCAGTGGCAGGACAAGGGCGGTCCCGTGGCCAAGGAGATGGTGGCCAAGATCCAGGCGATCGCGAAGTAGCCGCGGGCCTCCCGGGACGCCGTCGCCCATGCATCGGCTCGCCGCGCGGATCGAGTGGCTGTCGGATGCCGCTGCGGCCGTGGCAGGGGCGGCCACGCTCGGGCTCACCGTCATGGTGGCCTCGGGCGTGGTCGCCCGCCGCGTCTTCAACGCCCCCTTCCTCTTCGTGGAGGAGCTCTCGGGCTATGTCGTCCTCGCCATCGTCTTCCTCGGCCTGGCCCACACGATGAGGATCGGTGGGCACGTGCGGGTCGAGGTCGTGATCGACCGTGTCGGTGGCGCGCTCCGGCCCCTGCTCCAGGGCGCCTCCCTCCTCCTCGCCGGCGCCTGGGCGATCC
Protein-coding regions in this window:
- the dctP gene encoding TRAP transporter substrate-binding protein DctP — translated: MRRRWTMATLSLGLVAGLVLAALAPAAQAQAQAIQWKFQTLLNPGHMGPDADMWFSREVEKRTGGRMKVTVYTGAALGFGGARIMQVVKDGLLEAAEMWGAHTAGELRINEVIELPGLIPYDLALRKKIVEALMPYWEREQGQRNIVPLAVAQVEPRNIYTRKRIGSLEDLKGMKIRAQGVVETDFTRAIGASPVTLSWEEVYPALQQGVIDGYWVTHSATFNAKLHEVAKYAWDVGLGGAAWYIIANKRTVDGLPADVQKVVRQTGREAADRVWERVDVDIKAFRKKLEQAGMEFTQASPADMKIMLDKARGVWNQWQDKGGPVAKEMVAKIQAIAK
- a CDS encoding TRAP transporter small permease, which encodes MHRLAARIEWLSDAAAAVAGAATLGLTVMVASGVVARRVFNAPFLFVEELSGYVVLAIVFLGLAHTMRIGGHVRVEVVIDRVGGALRPLLQGASLLLAGAWAILFLLAALYQVSEYYTQRILSFAYLQTPLWIPGSFMVVGGALLTLQCLALLLRLRGR